One genomic window of Glycine soja cultivar W05 chromosome 9, ASM419377v2, whole genome shotgun sequence includes the following:
- the LOC114367805 gene encoding WPP domain-associated protein-like, with the protein MESSAAMEGGDRIYDNGKDDASVGDHFDILKDMDSFLEDLDERLTISRMVSDSVIKGMVNAVEDQAAEKIAQKELEVVGLKKMLDRFRLGSDETKTFWSLVHRHEPDEAAMHQFPDSVVGHDRCIMSVDSLQIAVHEQLNQLGKEVNKIRGASSIRRISSGSDLVGLGGILQENMPEKWIYVDKAFESLKDTLDTFCRRMEDMDQLSRASLSEWQQEQDFRSEIERMVIGNGIWGLQQKFEQKLLDLYDSESRNCFNQYKEISSLRQELDAIFKTLSVSETGHLLSHGSLENTEEWCHNKRVDHFHVKLSSEPLSPSTIEENGKQEESNINKPENLDSASLKHMSKEDLVTYITKMRRNHESQVQEKTEENFCLRRELLNLKERGSSFPLKKDKEFELLKKKIPDAISKLNEILDENEKVHQFSENIESLSSLKDRLDFLQSENHQLKDTLSDKKKEFKSLSSQLSASVEKLSQQQLTQKNLLQTIQKLKDDIEDAHTQVSIIQDVYKCFFEDIVSEFRCSTEELHMENSFMQEIYEVIFKEASHSAQASSGLGIEEAEMESTILQGQLDINHIIFKETLVNAGEALKLESAEKEKLKYEMLMMKSVVEEKEKLIQGIVDALVLEKQKTESASEQRNSLRAEIVQQHKLIAEKSKELDVTKGNLVAALKEIEQDKEQVQELRQNLEQRMIKLKETDEEKRVLCALTQKQQEALKLIEAKERESRKQMESTINLIHKLLAMITDFEARVNKDISRNCLRLENMRSEFHWIKNKANVLKTMGMVYKQKLETKSSDLSKAEAEVDLLGDEVDTLLSLLEKIYIALDHYSPILQHYPGIIEILELVRRELTGDSRKHV; encoded by the exons ATGGAGAGCTCTGCTGCTATGGAGGGTGGTGACAGGATTTACGATAATGGTAAAGACGATGCGAGTGTGGGCGATCACTTTGACATACTTAAGGATATGGACTCCTTTCTGGAGGACCTCGATGAGCGGTTGACTATATCTAGGATGGTGAGTGACTCTGTCATTAAGGGCATGGTTAATGCTGTTGAGGACCAGGCGGCTGAGAAAATTGCTCAGAAAGAATTGGAGGTGGTTGGGCTAAAGAAAATGCTAGACAGGTTTCGTTTGGGTTCAGATGAAACTAAGACATTCTGGTCTTTGGTACATCGTCATGAACCTGATGAAGCTGCTATGCATCAGTTTCCAGATAGTGTTGTAGGGCATGACAGATGTATAATGTCTGTAGATAGTCTTCAAATTGCAGTACATGAGCAGTTAAATCAGCTCGGGAAGGAAGTAAATAAAATTAGGGGGGCTAGTTCCATCAGAAGAATTAGTTCAGGTTCTGATTTGGTGGGTTTAGGTGGTATTCTGCAGGAGAATATGCCGGAAAAATGGATTTATGTCGATAAAGCTTTTGAAAGCCTTAAAGATACCCTAGACACTTTCTGCAGAAGGATGGAGGATATGGATCAGTTATCAAGGGCATCGCTTTCTGAATGGCAGCAGGAGCAGGACTTTCGTTCAGAAATTGAACGGATGGTGATCGGCAATGGTATCTGGGGTTTGCAACAGAAGTTTGAACAGAAACTGTTGGACCTCTATGACTCTGAAAGTAGAAATTGTTTTAACCAATATAAAGAGATCTCAAGTTTGCGTCAGGAATTGGATGCAATTTTTAAAACACTATCTGTTTCTGAAACTGGGCACCTTCTTTCTCATGGATCCTTGGAGAATACTGAGGAATGGTGTCATAATAAGAGGGTTGACCATTTCCACGTGAAGCTTTCATCAGAACCTTTATCACCCTCAACTATTGAAGAAAATGGCAAACAGGAGGAGTCAAATATTAACAAGCCTGAGAATTTGGATTCAGCCTCACTAAAGCACATGTCTAAAGAAGATTTGGTTACTTATATTACTAAAATGAGAAGAAACCATGAATCTcaggtgcaagagaagactgAAGAGAATTTTTGCCTCAGGCGggaacttttgaatttgaaagaaAGAGGTTCTTCTTTTCCATTGAAGAAGGACAAGGAGTTTGAGctgttgaagaaaaaaatcccTGATGCCAtctcaaaattgaatgaaatCCTTGATGAAAATGAGAAAGTACATCAATTCAGTGAAAACATTGAATCTCTTAGCAGTTTAAAGGATAGATTGGACTTCTTACAATCGGAGAATCATCAACTGAAGGACACACTATCAGATAAGAAGAAGGAATTTAAGAGTCTATCTTCCCAGCTTTCTGCTTCTGTGGAAAAATTGTCACAGCAACAACTGACACAGAAAAATTTGTTACAAACCATTCAGAAGCTTAAGGATGATATAGAGGATGCACATACTCAAGTTTCAATAATTCAGGATGTATATAAATGTTTCTTTGAAGATATTGTGAGTGAGTTTAGATGCAGCACTGAAGAATTACATATGGAGAATAGTTTCATGCAAGAAATATATGAAGTAATATTCAAAGAAGCTTCCCACAGTGCTCAAGCTTCTAGTGGGTTGGGAATTGAGGAAGCTGAAATGGAGTCAACTATTTTGCAAGGGCAATTAGATATtaatcatattatatttaaagaaaCATTGGTGAATGCAGGTGaagcattaaaattggaaagTGCTGAGAAAGAGAAACTAAAATATGAAATGCTTATGATGAAATCAGTAGtggaggaaaaggaaaagttaaTCCAAGGAATAGTAGATGCTTTGgttctagaaaaacaaaaaacggAGTCTGCCTCTGAACAGCGTAACAGTTTAAGAGCTGAGATAGTTCAGCAACATAAATTAATTGCTGAGAAAAGTAAAGAATTGGATGTCACTAAGGGTAACCTGGTGGCAGCTTTGAAGGAAATTGAACAAGACAAGGAGCAAGTGCAAGAGCTACGTCAAAATCTTGAACAAAGAATGATCAAGCTTAAAGAAACTGATGAAGAAAAAAGAGTGCTTTGTGCTCTTACACAAAAGCAACAAGAAGCACTAAAACTGATTGAGGCAAAAGAAAGGGAAAGCAGGAAGCAAATGGAATCAACCATTAATCTCATCCATAAATTGTTGGCAATGATTACTGATTTTGAAGCTAGAGtaaataaagatatttcaaGAAATTGTTTGAG GCTTGAAAACATGAGATCTGAGTTCCATTGGATCAAGAACAAAGCCAATGTACTTAAAACCATGGGTATGGTGTACAAGCAAAAGCTAGAAACAAAATCCTCTGATCTCTCAAAGGCTGAAGCAGAG GTTGATCTTTTGGGGGATGAGGTAGATACTCTTCTTAGCCTCCTTGAAAAAATATACATTGCGCTTGATCATTATTCACCTATACTGCAGCATTACCCTGGG